Part of the Lutra lutra chromosome 4, mLutLut1.2, whole genome shotgun sequence genome is shown below.
ctgaaaatagttttgacctcacAACCCCCCTGAAAGTGTCTTGGGTGTGCTCAGGGGTTTGCGGATCACCATGAGAATCATCATTTTGGAGGAAGTTACCTGGTTTGGCagggtttcagtttcctcatttatcaaATAGGACAGCTAATGCTATAGCTACCTCAGAGTGATGGAGGAGTAGCCAGGATTATTGTgaaaactaaataatttaaaacacataaaacatttaaaatattctctggcACATTATGTTAGATAAGCATTTGctgggagcccctgggtggctcagtgggttaagcctctgccttcagttcaggtcatggtctcagggtcctgggattgagccccacactgggttctctactcagcagggagcctgcttccctctctctctgcctgcctctctacctacttgatctctctctgtcaaataaataaaatccttagataAGCATTTGCTAATATATAGTCATAGATGCAATGgtcttccaaaataaatttattgataATGCATTAGTCCATAGTAATGAAATATAATTGTTGaattttaggttgtttccaattcttGAACACCCTTATACATAAATCTTTGGTACTTCTCTGATTATTTAAATTCCTAAAGTGGAACTGCCCAAGGAATATACCCATTTCTTCACTTTATTGTTGAAAAGTGTACAGAGAATATCAAAGTAGAAGAGCTGAAAAGATAGAGGTCTATGAACCAAGTGAATATTTGACTTTGTTAGGGAGCAATACTTAAGAAAGACACAACCCAGGGTGTAGCCATGAGAGTGAAAGAATGAACGACAATGATGATCACAGAATGAATGTGTGGTGATGAATTGGAAGAGGCCATGGTGTTGGCTGAGTCATCCTCATGAACACTGACATCACTCGGTTGACCTACAGAGGGCCAGAAGACTGACACACAGGTCCTGTCATTACTCGATGGATGGGCTGTGCCAGAACAGGGTTTTGCTTGGGGGACCACACCCAGGCCCAGGAAAGTGACCAATACCTTTATAACCAACAACAGTAAGATCCCTAGGACTTGATGATGGGCCATTTCTTTTAAGCAATATTTGATTCAAAAAAATACTAGTCTCCCCCAAAATTTAGAGACAAGTGCCTACAAATTCATTATTCAGAAGTGGAACTTATCCATTATGAATATAAGGTAAGTACAAAGTAGGTTTCCTAGCTTCTTTTTGTGGAATTTTGTTTACATTCAGACTTTAAGGTCTGACTTCAGGAAACTAGAAACAAAACTCATGGAATCTTGGGCCAGGCAGAAATAATAATGCAGATCACTGTAGAAAAGTGGAATTTTTcgataaaaaatgctataaaaaatgGTTGTCCatacttaaaaattgaaattggggggctcctgggtgattcAATTGgctaagcatctaactcttgaactcagctcaggctttgatctcagggtcatgagttcaagccccatgttgggctctatgatgggcatggagcccacttaaaaaaaagataaacaataaataaataagtaaataaaaattgaaattgggTCCCTATTCCAAtgtacacaaaaatcaattctaaaagatatatttttaaagattttattatttatttgagagagagagagagagagagagcatgagaaggggaagggtcagagggagaagcaaactccctgccaagcagggagcctgatgcaggactcgatctggggactctgggttcatgacctgagctgaaggcagttgcttaaccaactgagccacccaggcaccccacaaaaaaaatcaattctaaagAGAATACGGAATTTCCATAATTCCATATACCTTTAAAGccataaacctttaaaaagaaaacaggatatcTTTCTGACCCCTGGAAGAGTTTGCTGGACACAAAAACACTAACcttgaaagaaaacacagaaatttgACTTTAAGAATTTTACTCACtaaaaaacacctttttaaacatttttttgtttttttaagatttttttttttaatttgacagaaagatcacaagtagacagagcagcaggcagagagaaagggggaagcaggttccccgccaagcagagagcccgatgtggggctagatcccagaaccccaagatcatgacctgagctgaaggcagaggcttaacccactgaaccaccgaggtgcccctaaaaaacacctttaaagtgaaaacagaaataataaataaaatatgtaatatgtatgtaaTTGGTGACTTAGTATCAAAAAGActtaaagaactcttacaaagcatcaataaaaagacaaccccgtagaaaaatggacaaaagacatgaagagacatttcataaaaatggaaatagataaaaatatatgtttataaaataaaaaaatggaaatagaagacctagttttaaaaattataaacagctcaatctcattagtaatcagggaaatgcaaatcaagaccacaaagAATTATCATTTATCTCAATTAGACTGGCAGAAATTAAGAAGCCTTAATAACACCATGGGCTGGAAAGGATGTTGGTCAATAGGAATTTTTACACCACAGGAAGAATGCAAATCCAtacagccactttttttttttttaatttatttatttgacagacagagatcacaagtaggcagagaggcaggcagagagagaggaggaagcaggctctctgacgagcagagagcccgatgcggggctcgatcccaggaccctgggatcatgacctgagccgaaggcagtggctttaacccactgagccacccaggcgcccctccatacagccactttgaaaaacaattgaGCATTGTTCTGTGAAACAGTCCAGAAACTCTCACACATGTGCATCAGGAGGGATGTCCAAAACTCTCCACTGTAATCCTGTTGCTAATACAAAAATAACTGGGTGCAATGCAGATGGCCatcaacaggaaaatggaaagattGTGGTATAGTCACAGCATGTAATAGAATACAACCAGAAACAGTGAATGAACAGCTACATGCAACAACTTTGAAGAACCCTAGAAAtgaaagttttgtttaaaaattccatgggggcgcctgggtggctcagtgggttaagccgctgccttcagctcaggtcatgatctcagggtcctgagatagagccccacatcggggtctctgctcagcggggagcctgcttccccctctctctctctgcctgcctctctccctacttgtgatctatgtccaataaataaatcttttttttttttaaagatttatttatttatttatttgacagagagagatcacaagtagacggagaggcaggcagagagagagagagagagggaagcaggcttcttgctgagcagagagcccgatgtgggactcgatcccaggaccctgagatcatgacctgagccgaaggcagcggcttaacccactgagccacccaggcgccccataaatcttaaaaaaaaaaataaaataaaaaagttccagggtgggactcctgggtggctcagttgtttaaatgtctgccttcagctcaggtcgggatcccagggtcctggggtcaggccccaagttgggctctcggcccccagggagcctgcttctctgtctgcctgccgctccccctgcttgtgctctctgtcaaataaataaatataatctttaaaaaaatagttatctctgagagggggcacctgggtggctcagtcagtggggcatctgactctttactttggcttgggtcatgatctcagggttgtgagatcgagccccatgttgggctgcatgctcagtgcagtctggttgagattctctctccctctgtccctcgcTCTGCTTGCAcgctatttatttaaaaatcctcaaaaatataTTGTTATCTCTGAAGAGGACACAGAGGTGGGTTCCAGAAGACACACATAGGTATGTGACATTaggaatattctaattttttaaaatattatttatttatttgacagggagagagcatgagtgagagggacaagcagactgcccgctgagcagggagcctgacatggggctctaacccagaaccctgagattgtgacatgagccaaaggcagacccttaactgactcaGCAACCCAGCCATTCCTGGAATATTCTAACTCTTAAACTGATGGCAGATGATATGTTCATTTTGTTGTTATGCTTCATGATTTATATATGTTATGTCAAAtattaattacctctttaaatacAGTAAACAAGAGGacaatgggatttttaaaaattgaatatagcTGATacacagtattacattagtttcaggtatacaacaaaGTGATTCTGTAAATTTCTATTCTGTGctctcccatctgtcaccataaaatgCCACTACAATACCaatgactatattccctatgctgcacCTTTCATCCTTATAACTCACTCCTTCCATGAGGAAGCCTgtgtctctcactctccttcattcatttttttttaaaaagattttatttatttatttgtcagagagagagggagagagagcaagcacaggcagacagaatggcaggcagaggcagagggagaagcaggctccctgatgagcaaggagcccgacgtgggactcgatcccaggacactgggatcatgacctgagccgaaggcagctgcttaaccaactgagccacccaggcgtccctccttcattcattttacaCACCACCCCCTCCAATTCCTCTGCCCTCTGGCTACCACCAGTTTGTTTGCTGTACTTATGGaactatttctgcttttttggtgtttgttccttttttaaagattcacatataagtgaaaccatatttgtctttttccatcttatttcacttataccttctaggtctatccatgttgccacaaatgacaagatcccatcctttttttttatggctgagtgatattccagtGTGCTTTTGTGTTTATAGATCTCTAGATGTACctatagagatagagatatctCTCTATATAGCTGTATCTATTCTCTTTAtccatctactgatggacacagTTGCTTCCATTATCTtgactactataaataatgttACAGAGTGGTGCACATATCTTTCTAATCaagtatttttgtgtttgggcaaatacccagtagtggaattactggattgtatagatttttaattttttgaggaaacaccaatctgttttctgcaatggcaccaatttatattcccactcacaatgcatgagggttccctttccttcacatccttgttaatatttatttcttatcttcttgatACTGGCCATTCCAACAGCTATAGGCAATCTGCactttgatttggatttccctgatgattggtgttgagcatcttttcatgtgttggcCATTTCtaggtcttctttggacaaatgtctatcaggtcctctgcccatcaTTTAGGCAACTGTTATTATTGTTGggttgtagatgttctttatatattttggatatttaatcCCTCaccagatatatcatttgcaagtattttctcccattcaggaaGTTGCTGTGAATTGAATTTTGCATTCTATCCTATACCCTGTAAGAAAACCCTCCTCTAAATATGGGTCTGCACATTTGCATTGAGATATACCATGTTTATCTTGTGGTTTCATAGACCCCACCTTGTGAAAGTCAGGCCTCAAGGATCCCTGATCTTCAGTGTTTTGCTTGCTGCCTAGTCCCATCTCATGCCATCTGCCCAACGGTCTCTGAGCTCCTCAACTGCTTCCGAGTGCCTCTGTGCTATCAGCACATACTTGTTCTGATTGACTGGAGACAACTGCACATCTCTTTCCTGTTGGCCGATGAACGTTTCATCCTGTTACAAGGCTCAAATGTTACCCTCAGGAGCCTTCCCAGAGGCTGTGAGCGTTTGGCCCTTTCTCCTGTTTTCACAGGGTCTTGTTCATGGCCCCTTGGGCACTTATCTGATGTCATTAGTCATTTCCAGGCCGGCCCTGCCCTGGACTCCAGAGTCCCCAAAGGCCAGtagtgtttgtatgtatgtatgtatgtatgtatgtatgtacgtacgTACGTACGTACGTACGTACAGAATTCTctacacccgatgtggggcttgaactcatgaccccaagatcaagagtccatgctcttccaactgagccagccaggtgcctcaaggCCAGTACTGTTTTCTACTCAGTCCTGTGGCCCAGAGCCTACCCTAAACCACTTTCAGCAAAGCTCCTCTTCATGAGACATGGAAACAGCCCCAGGGCAGAAGAGTCAGGAGAGACTGTCATGGAGCCggaaggaaggggagcaggtCAGGAGTTAGAGGCCAGGCGCTGGAGACACAGAGGACTCAACAGGGAACACTCTCCTTGTGCCAGGCACTCCTCACCTCTGTCGCCCTCAGAGCTACCACTATtggaagcaaaagagaaacaaaggctaCCAAGCTTTATTCAGGTCATACTGGTTACAGATAACATATGGAAGCCTGCATCCAGCCCCCTGAGCAGGCTCAGTCACCCCTGCTGCCAGTCTCATTTCTTGTCCTCCTCCTTCTTGTCCTTCTTGCCATCCTTGTTGGCCTGCGAGGCCAGGGACCCCATGGCATTTCGAATAGCTTCATTGTTGGGATCCACGCCTGGAAGGTTCTCCAGGACACTCTGAAGGAACTCGGGATCCTGCATCACGTCATAATCATCCTCCTCCTGAAAAAGGGCAGTGTCAGCTCAGACCAGGGGCTGGGCCAGCTTGGGAGCACACTGCTGCCTGAGCCCCTCTCCGCCTGTCTGTGGGTGGGGCTACCTCTGGCCGAAGGTAGAAAGGACAACGGAGGGGAATACCCAGTGCCTACGGATGGTACGAACTCATACATTCATGAGTGACCAAACAGAGAAACTGGAACTTTGCTTCCTGAGCATACAGGATAAAAACAGATGCCATCACGTTCAGATTTCTTGATATCAGACACCCACTCCTTCTTTGCCTTagactctctctcactctcctggGAAGACAACACCCTATATACCAGTCCAGACTGCTCCcaccaagaaggaagaaaaacgaCAAAACATCAGGACACTGAGCCAACCTGGACTGTGTTCATTCTATTGCCTTAGCAAGGTTTACAAACAAGAAATGTAGATCTAggtatttctttccctctgctcctcaaaAAGCTCATCTATGAAAccctgaagaatgttccaggccTAGAGGGCTAAAGACATGAACACCAATGGACCTTAAGTGTTCTGGGGGTGGGAGTCATTGTTGGCCCTCACCTTGGCGGGCTCAGATGTGTCCATGGCGGAACTGGCATCAATGTCAGCAGATTCTGCCTGGCCAAACTCTGAGGAAAAGAGGGCAGTCCATTTAGCTCCATTTCCCTACCCAGTGTGTCCACTCGAGCACTGCTCCCCAGGCCCTGGCTTACCAGCACCCTGCAGGGACATCTGCATGGCATAGGCGATCTGCTCCTCCTCGGTCATACTGCTCAGGTCAGGAAGCCCAGTGCGGCCAAACTCCTGCTGGCTGATGGTCATCTTCAGCAGGGCGTCATCTGAGTCTGGAAaaaggaggggagcagcagagtaGGATCGCTGCCATGCTCCACACAGACCCATCCCCAAGCTGCTCTCCCAGCCCCTATGTTCCCATGCTGCCCAGCCTCCCTACCGCCACTCCAGCGTCTACGCCCGACTCCACGGGATAACCTTGGTCCCATCCCTCACCTTCAGCCCCAGCTGTAGCAATCCCCGCCTCAGCCGCAGAGGCCGCAGCTGCCCGCcgggcctcctcctcctgtcgCTGCCGCTGCTCTTCCATAGAGACACGGAGGGCCTGGCAAAGGGCAGGGCAAGGTCAGAtgttctgccctccctccttgcAGGTGCTTGGGGAAGTCAGttgaggggtgggaagggaacaTAAAGTGGCAGCCTCTGGTTTATGCACATGGGCAAGAACCTGGGGGAGGTAAGAGGTGACAAAGGGAAAAAGGATTTGGGAGAAGCCTGGGGTTTAATCAGGAGAAGTGAACAAGAGAGTCTGGCATTGGTGTCCCTAGAGATCACACAGAATTAAGGGGAAAAGGGACCAAAGGGAGTCTGGGGAAATGAGCGAGGGTGTTCAGGAAGGTTTAAGCCTGGAGATGCTATGTGGTATGTGGGTCCTCAGTACAGGAGGACAAAGGAGGAACCTTGGGCTCTACCTGAGGTCAACATTTGCTCACCAGGGCCAGCTCAGGATCAGCACTGGGATCCACTCCGAATTCAAAGTCACTGGCACCAAGACCCAACATGGCACCACCTTCACCAGCCAGAATTGGAGAACTGATGAGGGCATCGGCCAAGCTGGGCCCAGGAGGCACTGTCACCAGATGAGAACCGGTTCCATCTTTGCCATTCAGTGTGTTTAcaaaggctgtcagcttttctgtATTCACCTCCTGGAAGAGGGAAGAATAGAGGAGGCTCTCCTTCCCACCTtgctccccctcctctgccactTCAGCACCTGTCACAGCGCAGGCACTGCTATGGGGAAGGACTACTCTGTTTGTAACCAAATCAAGTCCATGCCCCCCAACCCGTCCTTACTCACCTCTTCCCCAAAATTGATAATATcaacatttactttttctttcttgagacgTTTAGCCAGCTTCACCAGctaggaagagggaagagaaatgaggaaatatgTTCCATACCACAAGGGGAAAGGATACTCCTCACAAGCATACAGAAATCGGTTAACCTCCCCAATAACCCCCAACAGAAATACTGAATTCTGCATATCCACATTTTCCCAAAAGGATGAACCCAATGCCTATGGCAGCTTGCCTAAGGTCCAAGGGGCCCCATTCCCACGTTCCTCAGCTGTCACCTGGACTCACATCCTTCTCGTTGTCCTCTACGGGGCTCCCCACGAAGGCGATGATGCGCATCTTGTGATTCTTGCCCTGTCGGTGCTTCAGAGCCAGCTTATAAAGGAAGAGGAAGTTCTCACAGTCAGCCAGAGGAACCACTGAGCTCTCTCTTCTGTCACTCTGCTTCTTTTCTTAGGGGTTCTACGTTCAAGTCCACCATCATGTTCACACAAGGTCTaactcctcccccacccatccctccctcccgTGCCTCTGCGTGTGGACAAGGAAGAGGGGCTGTCTTAATTCCAGGGGTCTTTTCCTTCACCACCCTCACCAGTCCTAGATTCATCCCACCATATCCTTTCTACTCCTTTCTCTGGGTCACTTCTCTTCCCTGCTCTGGTTATAGCTCAACACTCCAGGGAAGAAATGAACCAGTATTGGGGGCAGAGCCTCAGAGCAAGGGGGAACAATCAAAGGGATCCAGTAGGACTCACATGGGCCACACGGATGCCAGTGCAGAAGGTGATCTTGCCCTTGGGTTGGACAGTGTGGAGCTTGGAAAGAATGCGGCCGGTGTCAGGGGTAAGTGTGGTCAGCACTTCACAGTCACTGGGATGTAGGGAAAGGGTTTCTATGATTTCAGGTCTGGACAAGTGCCTCTGAACCTGTATctgactcatcttttttttttttttcccaaggaaacTCTACACCTGACatcgggcttgaactcataaccccaagatccagagtcacatgttctaccgactgagccagccaggtgcccccgacTCATCTTTTAAGACCTGGATAATAACTGTAATCTCTCCTGTTCTTAATCAAACATCCAGTGTTTAGAGGGTAGATCTTAAATGTCCTCattaaaagtaaagaattttttCTGACTATGTGAGATATGTGTGTTACCTAAACTTaatgtggtgatcatttcacaatatatacatatatcaaattgttatgttgtatacct
Proteins encoded:
- the PSMD4 gene encoding 26S proteasome non-ATPase regulatory subunit 4 encodes the protein MVLESTMVCVDNSEYMRNGDFLPTRLQAQQDAVNIVCHSKTRSNPENNVGLITLANDCEVLTTLTPDTGRILSKLHTVQPKGKITFCTGIRVAHLALKHRQGKNHKMRIIAFVGSPVEDNEKDLVKLAKRLKKEKVNVDIINFGEEEVNTEKLTAFVNTLNGKDGTGSHLVTVPPGPSLADALISSPILAGEGGAMLGLGASDFEFGVDPSADPELALALRVSMEEQRQRQEEEARRAAAASAAEAGIATAGAEDSDDALLKMTISQQEFGRTGLPDLSSMTEEEQIAYAMQMSLQGAEFGQAESADIDASSAMDTSEPAKEEDDYDVMQDPEFLQSVLENLPGVDPNNEAIRNAMGSLASQANKDGKKDKKEEDKK